The proteins below come from a single Limnobaculum xujianqingii genomic window:
- a CDS encoding OmpA family protein translates to MFRENKGSKVNKLTTLLRVSAAGAIPALLAFSVTAAGVPANDVMEISSTEEAATAAAPVVLTHTGTQYVPVSRVSESLAQVVFYRTTGGADVGVSNVYIDREFQGALRNGEFTVFCVEPGKHIIEAYADDAPNYGGKETPKSIARLNGGKTYFIETNSVPGVGTPIAVTRTQAESKLFGYKGGATINRASAVRACDYIGGSPLGNVLFSFAGKNVSDIEAGGVEIVQNMANHINGLPAGSNVNIVGHADPVGNASFNQKLSVQRAETVKKMLISYGVSPSVLSVSGQGANNPTVDCTGLPNNERNFCNRANRRVDTMIQTGNGY, encoded by the coding sequence ATGTTTAGGGAAAACAAGGGGTCTAAAGTGAATAAGCTGACAACGCTATTACGCGTATCCGCTGCGGGTGCAATTCCTGCTTTACTGGCCTTTAGCGTAACGGCTGCTGGTGTACCGGCAAATGACGTGATGGAAATCAGCTCAACGGAAGAAGCCGCTACTGCTGCTGCACCGGTAGTACTGACCCATACCGGCACTCAATATGTACCGGTTTCCAGAGTGAGCGAAAGTCTGGCACAGGTCGTGTTCTACCGTACAACGGGTGGTGCAGACGTAGGCGTATCTAACGTTTACATCGACCGTGAATTCCAGGGCGCGCTGAGAAACGGTGAATTCACCGTGTTCTGCGTGGAGCCTGGCAAACACATCATCGAAGCCTATGCGGATGATGCGCCGAACTATGGCGGTAAAGAAACGCCAAAATCCATCGCTCGTCTGAATGGTGGTAAAACTTACTTTATCGAAACCAACAGTGTACCGGGCGTGGGAACACCAATCGCGGTGACCCGTACCCAAGCCGAAAGCAAACTGTTTGGCTACAAAGGTGGTGCGACCATCAACCGCGCTTCCGCAGTACGCGCCTGTGACTACATTGGTGGTTCACCATTAGGCAACGTACTGTTCAGCTTCGCCGGTAAAAACGTATCGGATATCGAAGCGGGCGGCGTAGAAATCGTACAAAACATGGCAAACCACATCAACGGCCTGCCAGCAGGTTCGAATGTAAACATCGTTGGTCATGCTGACCCGGTGGGTAACGCATCGTTTAACCAGAAGCTGTCAGTACAGCGTGCAGAAACCGTGAAGAAGATGTTGATCTCCTACGGCGTATCACCATCAGTACTGTCCGTTAGCGGCCAGGGCGCCAACAACCCAACGGTTGACTGTACCGGCCTGCCAAACAACGAACGCAACTTCTGTAACCGCGCTAACCGCCGCGTCGACACCATGATCCAAACCGGCAACGGTTATTAA
- a CDS encoding type I secretion system permease/ATPase encodes MSQDFAPATDAQQDSLLWSVQWLAAYYNKPASAAVLYAGLPKEPKLTSQLALRMLDQIGMGVAWVERDLDQLFSYLFPVVLTRKDGSHCIVTERSSGKGAGSSYRVILPENGGEVTLSARALEEMYSGYALLCNPKPKLDERSNDCLPEPNKEGHWLFSTLWRYRHYFASAALAALLANVLTLASTFFTMNVYDRVVPTQAYVTLWSLGIGVFIAIIFEFVSRLVRAHLFDIAGKKADLLLGTMLFRQVLGIRMESKPQSSGAFANQLREFESVRDFVTSATLSTLSDLPFCALFLFIIYLVAGPLVLVPLCAVPIILIVSLCVQWPLAKNMKENLREISLKQGLLIETIDGLESLKAAQGEGVMQKRWEDFSALAAATSMKSKALSSTTTTFVSFMQQLTTVAIVIWGVYLIHAGELTMGSMIGAVILSGRTLSPLGSVVGLTLRFQQAKAALSSLNQLMKMPTERDENIHYLSAPNFTGNLRLKGVNFSYPSGNMMMAAPVVLQKINISIRRGERVAILGSIGSGKSTLLKVMARLFQPGGGQLMIDNVDATQVDPADWRTSVGYVGQDSRLFFGTLRENVTIGNPSVATEELLQVARMTGLDKVASRHPLGFEMPIGEMGQGISGGQKQLVSLARCLLLKPKILLMDEPTSSMDAMTELQFINKLKTSITDQTVVLVTHRFSLLELVDRLIVLDDGKVVADGPKDEVIAALKANGKAQ; translated from the coding sequence ATGAGTCAGGATTTCGCCCCCGCAACGGACGCTCAACAAGACAGCTTACTCTGGTCCGTTCAGTGGCTGGCCGCATACTACAATAAACCAGCCAGTGCAGCGGTACTGTACGCCGGGCTGCCTAAAGAGCCGAAGCTCACCTCCCAGCTTGCCCTGCGCATGCTGGACCAGATCGGCATGGGCGTCGCCTGGGTCGAACGGGATCTGGACCAGTTATTCTCCTACCTGTTCCCGGTGGTGCTCACCCGTAAAGACGGCAGCCACTGCATAGTTACTGAGCGCAGCAGCGGCAAAGGGGCTGGTTCATCCTACCGGGTGATCCTGCCGGAAAACGGCGGTGAAGTGACGCTGTCAGCCCGCGCGCTGGAAGAGATGTACTCCGGTTACGCCCTGTTGTGTAACCCCAAACCGAAACTGGATGAACGCAGCAACGACTGCCTGCCGGAGCCAAATAAAGAAGGCCACTGGCTGTTCTCCACCCTGTGGCGCTACCGCCACTACTTCGCCAGCGCAGCCCTTGCGGCATTACTGGCTAACGTCCTGACGCTGGCCTCCACCTTCTTCACCATGAACGTGTATGACCGGGTGGTACCAACTCAGGCCTATGTCACCTTATGGTCACTGGGTATTGGCGTGTTCATCGCTATCATCTTCGAATTTGTCTCAAGGCTAGTAAGAGCTCATCTGTTTGATATTGCAGGTAAAAAGGCCGACTTACTGCTGGGTACCATGCTGTTCAGACAGGTACTGGGGATCCGCATGGAGAGCAAACCGCAGTCCTCCGGGGCCTTTGCTAACCAGCTGCGTGAATTTGAATCGGTGCGGGATTTTGTCACCTCGGCAACCCTGTCGACCCTGTCGGATCTGCCGTTCTGTGCCCTGTTCCTGTTCATCATCTATCTGGTGGCGGGTCCGCTGGTACTGGTTCCGCTGTGTGCCGTACCGATTATCCTGATAGTCAGCCTGTGTGTGCAGTGGCCGCTGGCGAAAAACATGAAGGAAAACCTGCGGGAAATCTCCCTTAAGCAGGGTCTGTTGATTGAAACCATCGATGGTCTGGAATCACTGAAAGCCGCTCAGGGTGAAGGCGTGATGCAAAAGCGCTGGGAAGACTTCAGTGCATTAGCCGCTGCTACTTCAATGAAGTCCAAGGCGCTGTCCAGCACCACTACCACTTTCGTCAGCTTTATGCAGCAACTGACCACGGTAGCCATCGTTATCTGGGGTGTGTACTTAATTCACGCCGGTGAACTGACCATGGGTTCAATGATTGGTGCGGTGATCTTATCCGGCCGTACCCTGTCGCCTCTGGGTTCAGTGGTGGGGCTGACCCTGCGCTTCCAGCAGGCGAAAGCAGCGCTGAGTTCCCTGAATCAACTGATGAAAATGCCGACCGAGCGCGACGAGAATATTCACTATCTGTCAGCGCCTAATTTCACCGGCAACCTGCGCTTAAAGGGTGTCAACTTCAGCTACCCGAGCGGCAATATGATGATGGCGGCACCGGTAGTGCTGCAAAAAATCAATATCTCCATTCGTCGGGGTGAGCGTGTGGCGATCCTCGGCAGTATCGGCAGTGGTAAATCCACCCTGCTGAAAGTAATGGCGCGGCTGTTCCAGCCGGGCGGTGGTCAGCTGATGATCGATAACGTGGATGCCACTCAGGTGGATCCGGCGGACTGGCGTACCTCGGTGGGCTATGTGGGACAAGACAGTCGTCTGTTCTTCGGCACCCTGCGGGAAAACGTCACCATCGGAAATCCATCGGTAGCGACTGAAGAGCTGCTACAGGTAGCCCGTATGACCGGGCTGGATAAAGTAGCTTCCCGCCATCCACTGGGCTTTGAAATGCCAATCGGTGAAATGGGACAGGGGATTTCCGGCGGTCAGAAACAGCTGGTGTCGCTGGCGCGCTGCCTGCTGCTAAAACCAAAAATTCTGCTGATGGATGAACCGACCAGTTCGATGGATGCCATGACCGAACTGCAATTTATCAATAAATTAAAAACCTCCATTACTGACCAGACGGTGGTGCTGGTAACACATCGCTTCTCACTACTGGAGCTGGTAGACCGGCTGATCGTGCTGGATGACGGCAAGGTAGTGGCAGATGGGCCGAAAGATGAGGTTATCGCCGCATTAAAGGCCAACGGTAAGGCGCAGTAA
- a CDS encoding HlyD family type I secretion periplasmic adaptor subunit — protein sequence MTDKIQKVGGASLSVAKAPAPTGKVKSSDLPFMRDLQEALIEQKTPFSLIMLYLIGAILIIAIVWAKFARVEEITLGEGRIIPASREQIIQSLEGGILEELNVREGDIVEKGQVLLKIDPTRAGAVYREGVSKVIGLKGTITRLRAEAYGTPLVFPADVMAVPSVVKDETQAYGARKQTLDESVKTLQTSLKLAEDEINLSEPLMQKGLMSEVELLRMRRQANEFRLQIAERQNRFRSEANAELNKFESELAQSVENVAAREDVMNRTTIVAPVRGTVNNIKVTTVGGVIQQGGEIMAIIPLEDQLLVEAKIKPSDVAFLHPGLKATVKITAYDYAIYGGLSGTLEHISADTLKDEDKMRQGRGDTTYYRVLVRTDKAALTAKDKVFPIMPGMIATVEIRTGEKTILDYILKPVLKAREAFRER from the coding sequence ATGACAGACAAGATACAAAAAGTGGGTGGCGCTTCGCTTTCAGTAGCAAAAGCACCGGCACCGACAGGAAAAGTAAAAAGCAGCGATCTGCCGTTTATGCGTGACTTACAGGAAGCATTAATCGAGCAGAAGACGCCGTTCAGCCTGATCATGCTGTATTTGATCGGTGCAATTTTAATTATCGCCATTGTCTGGGCGAAGTTTGCACGAGTGGAAGAAATTACCCTGGGAGAGGGGCGGATTATTCCTGCCAGCCGCGAGCAGATAATCCAGAGCCTGGAAGGCGGGATCCTGGAAGAGCTGAACGTGCGTGAAGGGGATATCGTCGAAAAAGGTCAGGTGCTGTTGAAAATTGACCCGACCCGTGCCGGAGCGGTCTATCGCGAAGGGGTTTCCAAGGTCATTGGCCTGAAAGGTACCATCACCCGTTTACGGGCCGAAGCCTACGGCACCCCGCTGGTGTTCCCGGCGGACGTGATGGCGGTGCCATCAGTAGTGAAAGATGAAACTCAGGCCTATGGCGCCCGTAAGCAGACGTTGGACGAGAGTGTTAAAACTCTGCAAACCAGCCTGAAGCTGGCGGAAGACGAAATCAATTTGTCCGAACCACTGATGCAGAAGGGGTTAATGTCAGAAGTGGAACTGCTGAGAATGCGCCGTCAGGCCAACGAGTTCCGCCTGCAAATTGCCGAGCGTCAGAACCGCTTCCGCTCTGAGGCTAACGCCGAGCTGAACAAATTTGAGAGCGAGCTGGCCCAGAGCGTGGAGAACGTGGCAGCCCGTGAAGACGTAATGAATCGTACCACCATCGTGGCACCGGTGCGCGGCACGGTGAATAACATCAAAGTAACCACCGTTGGCGGGGTTATCCAGCAGGGCGGTGAGATCATGGCGATTATTCCGCTGGAAGATCAACTGCTGGTGGAAGCGAAGATTAAACCGTCGGATGTGGCATTCCTGCATCCCGGCCTGAAGGCTACCGTCAAAATTACCGCTTATGACTACGCTATTTACGGCGGCCTGAGCGGCACGCTGGAACACATCAGTGCCGACACCCTGAAAGATGAAGACAAGATGCGTCAGGGACGTGGCGATACTACCTATTACCGGGTGTTAGTACGTACTGACAAAGCGGCGTTAACCGCCAAAGACAAAGTGTTCCCGATTATGCCGGGCATGATAGCCACGGTGGAAATCAGAACGGGAGAGAAAACCATACTGGATTACATCCTGAAACCAGTGTTAAAGGCCAGAGAAGCGTTCCGGGAGCGTTAA
- a CDS encoding TolC family protein: MKMKQLALLTLSLSVTVTTAMSAQVDDKLLQALQPGRRAGAVNQPPPPAVKPKAVAIPVAQAEPVIITPTPVSATAAREVTPAIIVPPPAPVSTVGRDGNSWSTGTKPAAVPVATASSNSNKGWIQDTLAQPAPEPVRQPADNDSQMTELMDIDVTETAPTKAVANSTPAPVTVSEPQPVRTAQNPAPIVPMVTAPIATVGRDGKSWVVKDSSSQQVKPSAVVASASDNDAMEFTALDAADSKAETIANTTPVQVVEPEPKRNAQNPAPIAASQPSSVKTTVATASSHDTEQLAFSDLASDSEPMTVSTPVKPDESKQATLLADTRPLVQPAGANNNDFTKTDDKVQQDILNWVVTDTSLAAPEDGQQAGISVNTGGYATKPPVAGKGIPSIEFVKTTVRQALNFSPEIRNAQAAFTAAKYDVDEIKGTRWPQVKVGANSPVSNFGSGTRNNNSSDVSDTSGSVSVTTTVFDFGKTGSGIQSAEELSKSSLQAVKLTRNQIAYQTIEGLLTLDKFQKDIKVAKAYEKRMSDLVSMLSQITQTDKGRGSELVQARAKLLQAQTNVQQLESSWRDTQIMMTRLLGREAQLPENLAWNESNISSGSILASLDNHPQIQRAKAEVQASLHKADAIKSSAYPNINWVVSKSTAKDTYGDEQSWYTGINVEWDLFTGGSASASQAAAVQRAQATQMQFETTVLELKYKIRSMIQVRDSAFERAKEYRALSSETDRVRTMFYEQWYYLGKRSLLDVLTAENDHFNNQISAINNEFDGYTANINIMAESAMLLGWLGMPVY; this comes from the coding sequence ATGAAGATGAAACAACTGGCCCTGCTGACGCTATCCTTATCGGTGACGGTGACAACCGCCATGTCAGCACAGGTGGACGATAAATTATTACAGGCGTTACAGCCAGGGCGTCGTGCGGGTGCGGTAAATCAGCCTCCTCCACCGGCAGTAAAACCAAAAGCGGTTGCCATACCTGTGGCACAGGCCGAACCGGTGATTATCACGCCAACACCGGTTTCTGCAACGGCGGCCCGTGAGGTGACTCCGGCGATTATTGTGCCACCACCCGCACCGGTATCTACAGTAGGTCGTGATGGTAATAGCTGGTCGACAGGCACTAAGCCTGCCGCTGTGCCAGTTGCTACTGCCAGCAGTAATAGTAATAAAGGTTGGATACAGGATACTCTTGCTCAGCCAGCGCCTGAACCAGTCCGCCAGCCAGCAGACAATGATAGTCAGATGACTGAGCTGATGGATATTGACGTGACAGAGACTGCGCCAACAAAAGCAGTGGCAAATAGTACGCCGGCTCCAGTAACTGTGTCAGAGCCGCAACCGGTCAGAACCGCACAAAATCCGGCACCGATTGTCCCGATGGTCACTGCACCGATCGCTACGGTAGGGCGTGATGGTAAAAGTTGGGTGGTAAAAGACAGTTCATCTCAACAGGTTAAACCATCAGCAGTCGTGGCATCAGCGTCAGATAATGATGCAATGGAATTTACCGCCCTTGATGCGGCAGATAGCAAAGCAGAAACCATTGCTAATACCACACCAGTTCAGGTTGTGGAGCCGGAACCAAAGCGTAATGCACAGAACCCTGCGCCTATCGCAGCCAGTCAGCCGTCCAGTGTTAAAACCACTGTGGCAACGGCCAGCAGTCATGATACGGAGCAACTTGCCTTTAGCGATCTGGCATCGGATAGCGAACCGATGACGGTATCCACGCCGGTGAAACCGGATGAAAGCAAACAGGCAACGCTGCTGGCAGATACCCGGCCGCTGGTTCAGCCAGCCGGAGCTAATAATAACGACTTTACTAAAACAGATGACAAAGTTCAGCAGGATATTCTGAACTGGGTGGTAACTGATACCTCGCTAGCCGCACCAGAAGATGGGCAACAGGCAGGTATCTCTGTAAATACCGGAGGTTATGCCACTAAACCGCCAGTTGCTGGTAAAGGCATTCCGTCCATTGAGTTTGTGAAAACTACTGTGCGTCAGGCATTGAACTTTAGTCCGGAAATTCGTAACGCCCAGGCTGCATTTACCGCGGCTAAATATGATGTGGATGAAATCAAAGGTACCCGCTGGCCGCAGGTGAAAGTAGGCGCTAACTCGCCTGTTTCTAACTTTGGTAGCGGTACGCGCAACAATAACTCTTCTGATGTGAGTGATACCAGTGGTTCAGTCTCGGTAACCACAACGGTGTTTGATTTTGGCAAAACTGGCAGCGGTATTCAGAGTGCGGAAGAACTGTCTAAGTCATCGTTACAGGCGGTGAAGTTAACCCGTAACCAGATTGCCTATCAGACCATTGAGGGCCTGTTAACGTTGGATAAGTTTCAAAAAGACATCAAAGTGGCAAAGGCTTACGAAAAGCGGATGTCGGATCTGGTGAGTATGCTGTCGCAAATTACCCAGACCGATAAAGGCCGCGGCAGCGAACTGGTACAGGCCCGCGCCAAACTATTGCAAGCCCAGACTAACGTGCAGCAGCTGGAAAGCAGCTGGCGCGATACCCAGATTATGATGACCCGTCTGCTGGGGCGTGAAGCGCAACTACCAGAAAATCTGGCGTGGAATGAATCCAATATCAGTTCGGGCAGTATTCTGGCCTCGCTGGATAACCATCCACAAATCCAGCGTGCAAAAGCGGAAGTTCAGGCCAGCCTGCATAAAGCGGATGCCATCAAATCCTCTGCTTATCCCAACATCAATTGGGTGGTGTCAAAAAGCACCGCTAAAGATACCTACGGTGACGAGCAGTCCTGGTATACGGGCATCAATGTGGAGTGGGATCTGTTTACCGGCGGTTCGGCGTCGGCATCTCAGGCCGCAGCAGTACAACGTGCTCAGGCCACCCAGATGCAGTTTGAAACCACAGTATTGGAACTGAAATACAAAATCCGCAGCATGATCCAGGTGCGTGATTCCGCTTTTGAAAGGGCGAAAGAGTATCGGGCACTGTCGTCGGAAACCGATCGGGTCAGAACCATGTTCTATGAG